CGCTCACACTGACGCTGGACTGCTCGAAAGGAACTGGGCAGCAGGCAACGAACTGGTCAGCCGTATCGAGGCGCTTGGCCTGCGCGATCGGGACGCAGGGGAGCGCAAGCTCTGGCGCAACGTGCCGAGGTCGTCGGTCCGCAGGTTCCTCGAGGCCTATTCCGTCGAGTCCTCCCAGGCGGACCTGCTGCCGGCCATGCTGGTCCCGTTCATCGACGGGCCGGATCCACGCCTTTCGTCATGGAACGTCGGTATCGTCGAGTCCGGCCGCGGTCGCGATTCCGATGCTGCTCTCGGTACGATCGGCTCCGTCAGGACGGTCAACCGCGCGAGGCTGAATGATACGAACGGGATCGCGGACATCAAGGCACTCATGTCGAGACGCGATGTGGTTTTCGACTGCGGCAACACTGTCGGAGGCAACGGAAGCTGGGAGGAACTGAAGGCGGCGAGGTTGGACGCGGTGGGACAGGTTCCGCTTCTCCTGCTCTATCCAATCGCGCGGGACTCGCGCCCCGAGCGCGAGAGCAAGGCGAGAGTGCCGCTCGATGCCGTGCATGACGTGCTCGGAATCGGGATCGTCTTCCCCGGATCGGTCACGGAGGGCGGGAACTTCGTCTCGGTGGAGCTGCAGCCGCTGTCGGCCGAGGAAGTCGCCGCGATCGAGGAAGAGGAGGCCGCGCAGACGGAGGCAGCAGGTGTCTAGACCCGAGCAGGAGAGCCCGGTGCAGGGACGCTGGAACGTCCTTCGGGCAGGGCATATCGACGGAGATAGTCTCGGTATCCCCTCGCGGCCTCTTGGCGCAACGACGAAGGCGGGGCCGATCCGGCTGGCCATCGGTTCCGGCGGGGAAGCGCGGCTGCTGGTGCCGCTTGTGACGGGCGAGAAGATCGGTGCTCTCGAGACGGGCAGTGCCTTGAAGATCGGCTTGACGACTCTCACGCATGGGCAACGCGCGATCCGGTTTCTCGATATCATCTGCATGTCGCCGGATCTCGAAGCCGTATTCGGTGAGGTCGTGGATGACATCGTCCGCCGTCTGGCCGACCGGAAGGACGGGGTCGCGGCAGTGGCAGGTGCGCTCGATGACTTCCGCGAACTTCTCGTCCCACCAGCAGGGAGAGAGATGGATCGATCGCGGGTTGTCGGCCTCGTGGCCGAGCTGGTCGTGTTGAACCGGCTTCTTGACATTTCGCCGTCGGCCTGGCGCTGCTGGCGCGGGCCGGCCGGAGACCGGCACGACTTCCGGGCCAGAGACGTCTCGATGGAGGTCAAGGCATCGCTCGGCGCAGGGGCCCGCGAGGTCACTATCAACGGCATCGATCAGTTGCAACCGCCCGCGGGCGGATCGCTGCACCTTGCGCATCTGGTCCTCGAGGCGGTCGAGGGCGGCCTTCTGACCGTGGCTTCACTCGGAGACAGGGCCTTGCTGCGCGCCGACGACCCCGCGGGACTGCGGGCGCTGCTCGCGGCAGTCGGATGCACGGACGTGCATGACGCCGCATGGAACCGTTTCGCATTCAGGGCGGAGGCAGAACGCCTCTATCGTGTCGGCCCGGGTCTTCCCCGGATCGTGCCTTCGAGCTTTGTCGGAGGAATGATCCCTGCAGGTATCGTCGATGCGACCTACAGGATCGATCTCGGGCATGCCTCCGAGGCAGAATGCCCGCCGGCGGAAATCGCCTCACTTCTTCAGGAATTGTCCGGATGACCTTGAGCCCGCTCGAGCTCCATTCCGAGCCTTACGGTTCGACCGGAAACATCGGCGAGAACTTCCGCCGTCTGCTCGGGGCACCAACGCTCGATCCGTTGCAGACGGTCATCCGGGAAGCGGTCCAGAACATTGCCGACGCCGCGCGACCAGGCGTCGGGTCCGAGATCCTGATCAGGCTGCGGACTCTCTCGGACACCCAGCACGACATCCTTCGGAGCGTCATCCTTGCCGAGGTTCCGGAGGAGCCGGGTTCGTCCGCCACGATCTCGGGCTTCCTCGAGGCCGAAAGTGCGGTCGTTCTCGAGATCTGCGACTTCGGCACCGTGGGCCTTGGCGGCCCGACACGGTCAGACCGGATCCCGGTCGGAACCGAACAAACCAACTTCATCGACTTCCTTCGCAACATCGGCACAGCTCGGGACACCGAACAGGGGGGCGGCACGTACGGCTTCGGCAAGGTCGCCCTGTATCGCGCCAGCGCGTGCAGCACGATCATCGTCGATACGCTGCCCGACGGAGCCGGTACGGAGGGGCGGCGCCTGATGGCATGCCATGTCGGCCGTTCGTTCGAGAGGCCGGAGAACGGGATGAGGAGGCGCTTCACGGGCCGTCACTGGTGGGGTGTGAAGGATCCGGAGGACGGGATCGCCGATCCGGCAACGGGCGCTGCCGCCTCGGCGCTTGCCAGTCATCTCGGTCTGCCGGACCGCGACCCGGGAAGGTCCGGGACATCGATCATGATCCTCGGTTTCCAGCCCGACGAGGGCAATCTGACGGTGACCGGAAACAGGATCATCGAGACACTGCTCTGGAGCTTCTGGCCGCGGATGATGCGCAGCGCTCCCGCGAAGCACCGGTTCGCCTGCAAGGTGATGGTCGAGGATCAGGAACTGCCCGTTCCCGCGCCGGAGGACCTCGCCCCGTTCGATCTGCTGTGCAAGGCGATGAGCGCGGCGCGGGCCCGCAAGGGGAACGATGTTCGGCGGATCGAGTCCCAGAGACCACAGAAGTTCCTCGGGACGCTCGCGATCGAGAAGGGCCTGCGGTCGCCGAGGCGTCACCTGACTGCAGATGAGGACGTCAGGCTTGTCCCCGGGCAGATGCACCACATTGCGCTGATGCGCCCCGTCGAGCTCGTCGTGAAGTATCTCGAGGGCAATCCGCTCCCCGACGCGCGGCTGGAATGGGCAGGCGTGTTCATCGCCAGCGACGAGGACGAGGTAGAGCAGGCCTTCGCGGACTCCGAACCGCCTGCCCATGACGACTGGGTTCCCGACAACCTGCCGAGAGGCAACGAGAAGCGCTACGTCAACATCGCGCTGAGGCGCCTGAGGGAAATCGCCGCCGAGATGGGCATGGAGCCGATCTCCCCCAGGCCGGGGGAAGGATCCGGCCCGCCGCTCGCCCGCCTTGCCGGGCGTCTCGGGGCGGTGCTCGAAAACGTCGGGGGCGACGGTGCCGGTCGGCGGCGAGGTTCCGGAGGTTCCGGCGGTGGGCGTCCATCGAGGGCACGAGCAAGTCGTCCCGTCTTCCAGCGCCTCGAGGCGGGCGATGCCGGGCGGATTGCAGTGTTCCTGACTGAGGTAACGCAGGACACGCGGCGAAGCGGCGTGAAGCTGGTCGCATCGGCTTCTGTCGCCGTGGAGGGCGCTACGCTCGGATCGGCCGACGACACCGTCGGCAGGCCCGACGTCCTGTCCGTCAGGTGGCTGGACGGAGAGGCGGAAACCGCCGGCAACACGCTCGACCTCGGTGGCCGGGAGGGACGGTTCGAGATCCGTGTCCTTGTGCCGGAAGACTGCGCGGTTACGGCGGATGCGGATGTCATCCTGGAGGCCGGCGCATGAACCGCCGGGTCGCTTTTCCGTTCCTCACGCTTTCCGAGGCGGCCGTGGAGGCGTCGGCATGGGAGATTTCGCTGGACGGCCGCGAATGGTCAGCTGCGGGCGAATTCCTTCCGCACTGGGACAGCGCGAGCGATATCTGCATCCGCCGGACATTGCGCCTGAATCTCGAACTGGCGGCATCCGATCTCGGCATCCCCGTCGATCAGCTCGCCCTGGCCGGCTCGGTGAGGATCGGGACGGGTCAAGGCAGGCTGCCCCGCCTGATCCTCTCCCGCACGCGCCGGGAGTTCCACCCCGGGGACACGTCGTGGGAGTTCGAGCAGACCATCGAGGGCCGACGGCTCTCGATGATCCTGGATCTGCAGACCGAAATCCTTCTTGGGAAGGCCCCGGCAGGATTCTCAGTGCTCTCGCCCATCCATCCCGGCGACCGGATCTGGTCCGACATTGCACGGGTCAGGCTCGAGGGAGAAGAGCCGCGCTTCCCCATCGAGACGGTGGACCTCGCGCAGATGCTCGGTGGCGGAATTGCGGGTGCTGCGCCGTGGCACCTGCACTGGTCGCCTGGGGACTGGACGCGAGATTTCCACGGAGCGGTTCGCCTTTACCTTAACGCGAAGTCCAGCGAGACCCTTCAGCGGATCGAGGACGAGGACCCGGCCACGATCCAGTTCCTGCTTGGCGATGTCATGAGTCAGATCTGCGAGCGTTTTCTTGCTGACCCCGAAGCCGAAACGATGATGGATGCGGCAGAGCCGGGGTCACTCGGTGCCCAGGCCGCAACGTGGCTGCGCAAGGCATGGCCCGGCAAGGACGCTTCCTTCATCCGTTCCGTGCTCGAAAGCCGTCCGGGCATCTTTCGCTCAACGATGCTTGCGCTCGCAGAGCCGGGAGTTCCGGAATGACGTTTCTGCTTCCAAGACTGCCCGGTCCGGCCTGCGACGTCATCGTTCGCAGGTTCCTCGAGCATGGACCGTCGGCTTGGGCCGGCTTTCGCTCCGATGACCTTCCCGATCAGGTGCGCTTTGCCGCGACGGGCGGCGCACCCGTCCCTGCAGCGTCCCTCGCAACGGTGCGGCAGGATCTCGTCGCAATTGCCCGGAAACATGGGTTTGGACAGCAAGGTGCCCGGCAGTCCCATGCCGGCTTCGATGCCGAGACCGCCGCCTGGCTTGCTCGATCCGACCTCTTCACTACCGGCGAGGCGCTTCGGGATGATGTCTGGGCGTTTGTTGCCGCTGTCATTGCCCCGGACATTACCTACTGGCGCTTCGGCAGCTCGACAGAGCGCTACGCCGGAGGTGTGCGCAATACCTTCCAAAGGCTCTGGATGCGTGGCCGTGCACTCGACCGGGGCTCGGGGCATCCCGAGCGTTGGGGATTGCTGGAGGCGCTAACCGAGGATGCCCTCGTGCAGATTACC
This portion of the Paracoccus sp. N5 genome encodes:
- a CDS encoding PD-(D/E)XK motif protein codes for the protein MQGRWNVLRAGHIDGDSLGIPSRPLGATTKAGPIRLAIGSGGEARLLVPLVTGEKIGALETGSALKIGLTTLTHGQRAIRFLDIICMSPDLEAVFGEVVDDIVRRLADRKDGVAAVAGALDDFRELLVPPAGREMDRSRVVGLVAELVVLNRLLDISPSAWRCWRGPAGDRHDFRARDVSMEVKASLGAGAREVTINGIDQLQPPAGGSLHLAHLVLEAVEGGLLTVASLGDRALLRADDPAGLRALLAAVGCTDVHDAAWNRFAFRAEAERLYRVGPGLPRIVPSSFVGGMIPAGIVDATYRIDLGHASEAECPPAEIASLLQELSG